Sequence from the Catenuloplanes indicus genome:
CGTAGCCGAGCACCTGGAGGCGGCGGCGGGCCGACTCCGGGTACATCCGCAGCTCCTCCGCGGGCACCCGGGCGACGGACTCCAGCAGCGGCCGGTAGAGCAGCTTGGCGTGCAGGCGGCGGACACCGGCCGCGTGTGCGACCCAGTCCGCGCGGAACGCCTCGATCACGTCCCGGCCGGGCAGCGGCGCGTAGCCGAGCGACTGGGCCAGCCAGCGCTGCGCGTCCGCGTCGGCCGGCACGGTGTGCGTCCGGCTCAGCTGCTGCAGTTGCAGCCGGTGCTCGACCGCGCGCAGGAACCGGTAGCCGCGCAGCAGCGTCTCGCCGTCCTGCCGGCCGACATAGCCGCCGTTGACCAGCGCGCGCAGCGCCGGGACCGTGCCGCCGACGCGCAGCGACTCGTCCACCCGGCCGTGCACCAGCTGCAGCAGCTGCACCGCGAACTCGATGTCGCGCAGGCCGCCGGGGCCGCGTTTGATCTCCCGGTCCTTCTGCTTCGGTGGGACCTGGTCGATGATCCGGCGGCGCATCTTGCGGATGTCGTCGACCGCCTCCGGCCGCTCGGCCGCGTGCCAGATCAGCGGCCCGAGCTGGGTCAGCCACTCCTCGCCCAGCTCCCGGTCGCCGACCGCGACCCGCGCCTTGAGCAGCGCCTGGAACTCCCAGGTGCGCGCCCAGCGGTGGTAGTAGGCGAGGTGGCTGGCGAGCGTCCGGACCAGCGGGCCGCGGCCGCCCTCCGGCCGCAGCGCGGCGTCGACCTGCCAGGCGACCTGGCCGCAGATCTCGATCAGCCGGGCCGCGACCGTGGTGCCGGCGGACAGGTCCTCGTCGCCGCGGCAGACGAAGATCACGTCGACGTCGGAGACGTAGTTGAGCTCGGTCGCGCCGCACTTGCCCATCGCGATCACGGCGAGCGACGGGTGCGCCGGCACCTCGTCCATGGCCATCTCGTACGCCACGGACATCGTCGCGTCGGCCAACGCGGTGATCGCGGCCATCGTCTGCTCCAGCCCGCGGCCCGCCGTCAGATCCGCGGCGGCGATCCGCAACAGCCCCACCCGGTACGCCCGGCGCAGCGCCGCCACCGTGGGTGCGCCGTCCAGCTCGAGCGTGCCGTCCGCGGCCGGTGCGACGCCGGTCTTCTCCGTGCACAGCACGCGCCACCGGCCCGGGTCCGCGACCAGGTCGTCACCGAGCGGGCTGGACGCGCCGAGCACCGCGAACAGCCGCCGGGCCAGGCCGCGGTCCCGGCGCAGCGTGCCGAGCAGGCTGTCGTCGGCCGGCTCGTCGTGGTGCCGGCGCAGGTGCAGCGTGCGGCGCAGCCGGCCCTCCGCCGGCCGCTCCGGTGGCGGCTCCGCGGGGCTGGCCTCCACCACGCGGTGCAGCTGGCGCAGCGCGAGGTTCGGGTCGGCGGTCCGGGACAGCACGGTGAGCAGCTCACCGGCGACCTCGTCGGCCGGTTCCTGCGCGTCCCGGTTCCACAGGCCGAGGTCGCCGAGCAGGTCGGCCGTCTTCGGGCCGGTGCCGGTCAGCGTGAAGCCGTAGCGCGCCAGGCGCGCGCTGGTGGGGCGGGTCATCTACGGCTCCAGCAGCGGCAGCGAGCGGCCGGCGCCGGAGAGCGTGCCGAGCGCCAGCGCGGCGAACCGGGCCGCGAACGGCTGCCAGATCTCCTCCACGTCGGCGAGCGCGGCCGCGCAGGCGTCGATCACGTCCTGTGGCGCGTAGCCGAGGCCGGCCAGCAGGCCGTCGTCGTTCGCGGCCCAGCGGGCGATCATGTCGGCGTCGCACTCGATGTGGAACTGCACGCCCCAGGCCCGGTCGCCGAGCCGGAACGCCTGGTGCGGGAAGCGGGTGGACGCGGCCAGCAGCACCGCGCCGTGCGGCAGCTCGGTGATCTCGTCGACGTGCCACTGCAGAACATCGGGCAGCAACGGTACGTACCGGAACAGCGGGTCGGCGTCGGCCGCGTCCCGCCGGCCGACCAGCGCCGGGCCGATCTCCGGACCGGACGCGCTGCGGGCCACCGTGCCGTTGTGCGCGGTGGCGAGCAGTTGCGCGCCGAGGCAGACCGCGAGCGTCGGCGTGCGGTGCCGGACGGCCTTGCGGAGCAGGCTCTCCAGCCGGGGGAACCAGGGTGCGCCGGGTGGATAGGCGTGCTGTTCGCCGCCCAGCACCACCAGGGCGGCGTAACCGTCCAGCGTCTCCGGCAGCTCGTCGCCCGCATGGGGGCGACGGATCTCGAGCGTCAGGCCCGCCTCGGTCAGCCACTCGCCGAGTCGCCGGACGTCGTCCGCAGGATCGTTCTCCACCACCAGCGCCGTACCCACGCATCGAGGCTATCTGCTTCTGTGCTTCCGGTCGTCGCTCCGCTCCCCGGCTCGCCGCCGTGTTCATGACCGTCGCTCCGCTCCTCCGGCTCGCCGCCGCTCCCGGCGCTGACGCGGCCACGGCTCACGGCGTTTCGCCATCAAAACGTGTGAAAGGCGCTTGAATTGGGTCATGAGAACCACTCGCCGTCGGGTGCTGGCCGGGTTGGCGGGGCTGACCGTGCTCGGCGCGTGCGGCGATCCCCGGGGTGCGGGGATGCCGAAGATCGCGTATCTGGTGCCGGACACCGCGTCGAACTTCTCGATCGAGCTCGGCCTCGGCTACCAGGCCGGCGCCGCGCGGGTGGCCGGTGTGGAGATGTCGGTCTCCGGCCCGCAGGTGGTCGACGGCGCACGCCAGGCACAGCAGCTCGAGGAGCTGGCGGACGACCGGATCGACGGCATCTCGGTCACCACGCTCTCCCCCGAGCTGCTCGCCCGGCCGATGGCCGCGGCCACCAAGGCCGGCATTCAGCTGATCGCGGTCGGCGTGCAGCCACCGCCGTCGTCCGGCGTACCGCTGCTGGTCGGCAACGACAACTACGAACTGGGCCGGATGCTGGCGGACGAGATCATCGCCCGGCTGCCGGCGAACGCGACCGGGACCGTGGTGCTCGGTACGATCGCACCCGGCGTGCCGACCATGGACTTCCGAACCCAGGGCATGCGCGACCGGTTCGTGGAGAAGCTGCCCGGCGTGACGGTCACCGGGCCGTACGACACCGCGCAGGACGTACCGGCGAACCGGGCCGCGTGGGCCCGGCTGGCCGGCGCGAACCCGAACGCGCTGGCGTTCCTCGGCAACGGCGACCCGGACGCGTTCAACCTGGCGTCGGTCCGGGCCGAGCTGGGCGGGCGCTGGCTGACCGGCGCGTTCGACCTGGACGCACAGTCGCTGGCCGGGGTGCGCGACGGGCACCTCACCGCGGTCGTCTCGCCGGAGCACTACCTGAAGGCCGCGGTCGCCGCCTGGATCCAGGCCGAGCACGCGAAGAGCGGCGAGCCGCTGCCGGAGGGCTGGGTCTACGTCCCCGGCCTGCCGGTCACCACGGAGAACGTGGAGTCGGTCATCGTCCGGCAGGCGTCCGCGGAGGCGCGGGCCGCCCAGCTCGGCGCGCAGGTCGAGCAGCTGATGGCGGGCGCCCGGTCGGGTCCCCGGCCGATCACCGATGCCCGCTGAGGCGAACGCCTCAGCCCGTGCCGGGCCGGACCGATCGGACACCCACAGGGCCGCACGAGCCGTACGGGAGGTGGGCCGCATGCCGGCGCGGTTCACCGGCGGGCGCGGCGCCGCCCGGATGGCGATCGCGGGCCTGGCGCTGAGCCTGCTCGCGCTGGCCGCGCTCGCCATGGCCTCGAACCTGGTGATGCAGCGCGCCACGTCCGGCGTCGGCCGGCTCAACCAGATCAGCGACGAGTGGGGCCAGGTCTTCCAGAGCCTGAACGCGGAGCAGGACGCGATGCGCGACTATCTGCGGGCCGGCAGCGACGTCGGGCGCAAGCCGCTCGCCTCGGTGATCGGCGGTGGCGAACCGCACCTGCTCTGGCTGTCCACGCACGCGGACGCGGACGACCGCCAGGCGGTGACGGTCGTGCTGCCCGCGTACCGGTCGTACGGCACGACGCTGCACCGGATGATCGAGCTCGGCGACGGCGAGGCGACCACGGAGCTTCAGCTGCAGGCGGCGCAGGCGGACCTGGCCGAGCAGGCGCTGCGGAAGCAGATCACCGCGCAGATGGATCGCACCCGGCTGGAGACCACCGCGTTCCTGGAGGTGGCGGAGACGCAGAACAACCGGCTGCGTACCGCGTCGCTGGTCATGATCGTCCTGGTGCTGCTGCCGCTGGGCCTGTCGGCCGCCGTGCTGGTCGGCTACCAGCGCCGGATCGAGCGGCAGGCGGAGGCGAGCCGCTACCAGGCGTTGCACGATCCGCTCACCGGCCTGGCGAACCGGCTGCTCCTTCACGAACAGACCGACCGGGCGGTACGCGAGGCCGCGCGCCACGACGACCGGATCGCGCTGCTGCTGATCGACCTCAACCGGTTCAAGGAGGTCAACGACACGCTCGGCCACGCGGTCGGCGACCTGCTGCTGCAACGCGTCGCGGAACGACTCAGGACGGCGGTCCGCGACTCGGACACGGCCGCGCGGCTCGGCGGCGACGAGTTCGCGGTGCTGCTGCCGCGGCTGTCCACGACCGGCGACGCGCTCCTGGTGGCGCGGCGGATCGCGGACGCGTTCGCCGAACCGATCGTGCTGGACGACGGCCAGGTGCTGCGCAGCCACGGCAGCATCGGCATCTCGATCTTCCCGTCCGACGCGTCGGACGCCAGCCAGCTGCTGCAGCACGCGGACATCGCGATGTACGCGGCGAAGCGCGCCGGCCTCGGACCGACGATCTACACGGCCGCGCTCGACGAGGAGCCCGCCGCGCTGTAACACTTTCCCGCCGTCCGGCGCTGGGACATGAGGGGCCTTCGGCCTCCGGTCCGGCAACCGGACACATCAGGCGGGGAGGCGTTGCATGCAGCAACCGGAGGACCTCGACGTCGCGCTGCGCGCCGCGCAGTCCGGCGACGAGGAGGCGTTCCGGCTGCTCTACCGCGTCCAGCAACCAGTCCTGCTGCGCTACCTGCGCGTCCTGGCCGGCGACGACGCCGAGGACGTGGCCTCCGAGGCGTGGCTGCAGATCGCCCGCGACCTGGCCGGCTTCTCCGGCGACTGGGACGGCTTCCGCGGGTGGACCGCGACCATCGCCCGGCACCGCGCCATGGACAGCCTGCGCGCGCAGCGCCGCCGCCCGGTCTCCGCGCTGCCGGTCGAGGCGCTGCCCGAGCCGCGGCTGACCACCGGCGAGGACGCGGCCGACCGGGCGCTCGAACTGCTCGACACGGAGGCCGCGGTCGCGCTGATCGCGGCACTCCCCCGCGACCAGGCCGAGGCTGTGATGCTGCGCGTGGTGATCGGGCTGGACGCGAGGGCGACCGGGCGGATCCTCGGCAAGCGTGCCGGTGCGGTGCGCACGGCGGCGTACCGGGGACTGAAGACGCTGGCCGAACGCCTCGCACCGGCGGCCCGCCCGGTGCACCGGGTGACACATTCGGCGACCCCGGCGCTGAGGGAGGTGAGATGAGCGGAGAGAAGATGGACCTCACAGCGCGATCCCAGCTGGACGCGCTGCTCGCCGCCGCCTCCGCACCCGCGCCGACCGACCGTGAGCTGCCCGGTGAGGCCGCCGCGCTGGCCGCGTTCCGGGCCGCGCGAGGCGCGCCACCGGCGCCGCACGGCCGCCGGTCCGTGCCGCGCGACGTGCTGACCCGCGTGCTGACCGCGAAGATCGCCACGTTCGGGCTGGTCGCCGTGGCGGGTGTGGGCAGCGTCGCGCTGGCCACGGTGGCCGCGCCGGCACCCAACGGCGAGACGAGGCCGGCGGCGCCCGCACCGGCCCGTACGCAGTCCATGCGCGCGCTGCCGTCCGCGACCTCGGCCGGCACCCCGGCCACGGCGCCGGCCGCGCCGCTCGCCGTGCCCTCGCCGCCCGCCGGGCGCCAGTGGCCGGACCGGGACGCGCCCGGC
This genomic interval carries:
- a CDS encoding GGDEF domain-containing protein, with the protein product MPARFTGGRGAARMAIAGLALSLLALAALAMASNLVMQRATSGVGRLNQISDEWGQVFQSLNAEQDAMRDYLRAGSDVGRKPLASVIGGGEPHLLWLSTHADADDRQAVTVVLPAYRSYGTTLHRMIELGDGEATTELQLQAAQADLAEQALRKQITAQMDRTRLETTAFLEVAETQNNRLRTASLVMIVLVLLPLGLSAAVLVGYQRRIERQAEASRYQALHDPLTGLANRLLLHEQTDRAVREAARHDDRIALLLIDLNRFKEVNDTLGHAVGDLLLQRVAERLRTAVRDSDTAARLGGDEFAVLLPRLSTTGDALLVARRIADAFAEPIVLDDGQVLRSHGSIGISIFPSDASDASQLLQHADIAMYAAKRAGLGPTIYTAALDEEPAAL
- a CDS encoding bifunctional [glutamine synthetase] adenylyltransferase/[glutamine synthetase]-adenylyl-L-tyrosine phosphorylase gives rise to the protein MTRPTSARLARYGFTLTGTGPKTADLLGDLGLWNRDAQEPADEVAGELLTVLSRTADPNLALRQLHRVVEASPAEPPPERPAEGRLRRTLHLRRHHDEPADDSLLGTLRRDRGLARRLFAVLGASSPLGDDLVADPGRWRVLCTEKTGVAPAADGTLELDGAPTVAALRRAYRVGLLRIAAADLTAGRGLEQTMAAITALADATMSVAYEMAMDEVPAHPSLAVIAMGKCGATELNYVSDVDVIFVCRGDEDLSAGTTVAARLIEICGQVAWQVDAALRPEGGRGPLVRTLASHLAYYHRWARTWEFQALLKARVAVGDRELGEEWLTQLGPLIWHAAERPEAVDDIRKMRRRIIDQVPPKQKDREIKRGPGGLRDIEFAVQLLQLVHGRVDESLRVGGTVPALRALVNGGYVGRQDGETLLRGYRFLRAVEHRLQLQQLSRTHTVPADADAQRWLAQSLGYAPLPGRDVIEAFRADWVAHAAGVRRLHAKLLYRPLLESVARVPAEELRMYPESARRRLQVLGYADPAGALRHIEALTGGLSRTASIQRTLLPVLLEELADAPEPDRGLLSYRQLSDQLGSAPWYLRLLRDEGPVVRRLARLLGLSRYAADLLARDPEALRLLADDAELTPRDREVLEPGFAAAAARHLAPADPTQAIGAVRALRRRELLRLACADILVNAADLAPAKPAGLLDIARGLSAVTDATLAAAVRVAREVHKVPAELRFTVIGMGRLGGDEMSYSSDADVLFVFDGGEAAAAHAVAEELRRLLGMPAHDPPLGIDADLRPEGRQGPLVRSLAAYRSYYDRWSKVWEAQALLRARYVCGDPDLGAEFLALAGTLRYPDGGLSREQVTEIRRIKARVENERLPRGADPATHTKLGRGGLADVEWAVQLLQLRHAHAVPGLRSTRTLDALGAARDAGLVDAADTAALRAGWTLAAEVRNALTLVRGRPTDQLPRHGPELAGVVQLLGANDPQEFVDDYLRTTRRARAATERVMES
- a CDS encoding type 1 glutamine amidotransferase, with product MGTALVVENDPADDVRRLGEWLTEAGLTLEIRRPHAGDELPETLDGYAALVVLGGEQHAYPPGAPWFPRLESLLRKAVRHRTPTLAVCLGAQLLATAHNGTVARSASGPEIGPALVGRRDAADADPLFRYVPLLPDVLQWHVDEITELPHGAVLLAASTRFPHQAFRLGDRAWGVQFHIECDADMIARWAANDDGLLAGLGYAPQDVIDACAAALADVEEIWQPFAARFAALALGTLSGAGRSLPLLEP
- a CDS encoding RNA polymerase sigma factor; translation: MQQPEDLDVALRAAQSGDEEAFRLLYRVQQPVLLRYLRVLAGDDAEDVASEAWLQIARDLAGFSGDWDGFRGWTATIARHRAMDSLRAQRRRPVSALPVEALPEPRLTTGEDAADRALELLDTEAAVALIAALPRDQAEAVMLRVVIGLDARATGRILGKRAGAVRTAAYRGLKTLAERLAPAARPVHRVTHSATPALREVR
- a CDS encoding sugar ABC transporter substrate-binding protein, with the translated sequence MRTTRRRVLAGLAGLTVLGACGDPRGAGMPKIAYLVPDTASNFSIELGLGYQAGAARVAGVEMSVSGPQVVDGARQAQQLEELADDRIDGISVTTLSPELLARPMAAATKAGIQLIAVGVQPPPSSGVPLLVGNDNYELGRMLADEIIARLPANATGTVVLGTIAPGVPTMDFRTQGMRDRFVEKLPGVTVTGPYDTAQDVPANRAAWARLAGANPNALAFLGNGDPDAFNLASVRAELGGRWLTGAFDLDAQSLAGVRDGHLTAVVSPEHYLKAAVAAWIQAEHAKSGEPLPEGWVYVPGLPVTTENVESVIVRQASAEARAAQLGAQVEQLMAGARSGPRPITDAR